The genomic region ACATCGAATGAATTTGCAGTGGCATTGTTTTAAGCTTACTGAGGCACTACTCTGAACGCCTTGGTGCACCTTAAGTAGGACAAGGTGCAGCCACGAAGGTGAAAGATGACACAATTTCAATACTTTTTGACATGTCAACCCTCTTTAAAATCCTAAAAGGGAAATGTTACACAAAACTTCATCTTGAAATTACAGATTTATTAGCAAAAACTGTGTGCCTTGTGTCTATAAGACAAGTGCCTTCCACTCACGTTTTGTTGCTACGGGCTCCTCGCCTTGGTGCTCCTCATGTCTTTTAAAACTAGGTTCTTGGATTTTCTTTCTTCCCTTCCCTTGTGTGAGTTTAGATTCTGTTATTTATCGATAAATTTGCTGCTCAATCTATCTGATATTTCTGATGCTCCTGTGTTGTGCACTTGTGCTCAAGGATGTGGTGGAATATTCTATTGGACAGGAGGTTGATGTCAgagtatttttaataaaatagatTCAGTGAACTATGTAACTGCTCTGTTTGTGATATCAGTGGATGGGTAGCTTAATAAGCGCCCTAATTTGCCTCTTCCTTAATTTTTCCATAAAACCATGAAAACAACGGAAAATAGAGATCTTAGCTGTTTTTTTATAATTCTCTAAGTTTTTAACTTAAAAATTAGCTAGGTCTGGAACAACCCTCACGCGGTCAAGGTTTACAATCCCATCTCTAATAAAAATTGCCAATTTCCATGCAGTGATGACAGGGAAGATTTTCCAAAATGTTTGTGTCGCACACTACTGCCAACAAACTAGACAATTACATAACCTACACGGCAGAGACTCTTATGCCTCAAATTTGCGCAGCTTTCTTCCCTTAAACAGAAGGAAGTCAGCATGGAATGGTATCTCGGCCATGCAATTGCGCAATTTGTCAATGAATCAGAGTGGTTTTTTTAACCGAGGAATTATTTGCTGCAATGGTCTGCTCTAGTCTCTTATTATCTAACATGGCACTGTTTGAGCGATCTGTTATGTACTTTGACATTTTGGAAGTCTTGTTGACTCTGCGCGCTTATGTTTTTTGTTGGCTACTTTAGGAAACCTAACTACCAAGTTCCATTATCAGGATTTAAATGTTTAATTTCACTTGCAGCTGCGTCATCTGCCACTGCAGTGTCATCCCTTGAAAAGAGTGACTTTCTCAAACTTCAAAATGGCAGGTATCTATCCTTTACTTTGACATGGGAGTTAGTTCACCTGTCAACTCTTCATTTTTGTATGAAAAAGTGTTTTGTTTGAAACTATTTTTCTCAATCATTctctatgttttttttttcagcaaAGAATTTGAGTATTTTTCAATTTCTCAACTTTAAACGACGCACTTGGTTGCGACTATATGCTTTTGGCAATATCTTAATatgatcttttttttttccccTATAAAGGCACTTAGAATAAGTCATCTATATCAATGCTTATATCGATGCTTCTGATCTTGACAGCCAAATGTGTGAGTGAAAGAACTGGTGTTGTGTCTCACTACCAACAGTTCATAGTCGAACTCGTTGAAACTCAACATTGTTTTGAGCACAATAACTGTCCATTATGCTCCACAGACCATCAAACCATTGACTATATTACATTATTGGAAATTGGCCATGTTAGTTTATCCATTGACATTCAAATATTCAATAGCTTTTGACTCTGGTGACCAAGGAAGATTTTCTATTACTATCTCTAAAATTTTGGATTTGAtgtgtttctttttcttttgcttttggCTTGCAGTGATATCCGTGGAGTTGCTGTGGCTGGAGTTGATGGTGAACCTGTTACTCTTACAGAACCTGTCTCAGAGGCAATAGCTGCTGCATTTGCTGCATGGCTTTCAGATAAGAAAGGTGCAGCATCCAGGTCCATGAGGGTTTCAATTGGTCATGACTCCCGAATTTCAGCCACCAAGCTTCAGGTATTCCATTGTTTAGTTTTGATATTGCTGATAACTTCTAAGAGTCAACCAATATTTTTTTAACAAGCCCTGTAGACAACCCCAGTTTCGTATCCTTCGCATTTTATTGGCATCTGCAGTGACCTAAAACCCAAACTAGTGCATTTGCCGTCATAATTTTTATCTAGGTTACAAAATGGCCAAGGTGCCTTACAGATTATAGATTCGGAAGCTACAATTAAGTAATATTTGATTCTGCTGATGAATGGGGCTATAAGAACTCAATTACTCCACTTTTAGAAAATGGATTTGATGACGTGGAATATAGTTTCTTTCTAAGGAACTTAAATCTCGATTCTTGTGTACCATCAGATTTTACCCTATGCTTTGATGTTTTCGACCCGAGGAAAGGTTACCGAATTTTGTAATTAACTTTATATAAATGGCATCTGGTGGCTGGTGCATTGTACATTTGTACTGTCCTAACTTTTTTAAGTAGAAAGCCGATTGTTTTTCTTAAAATTTGATTGGAATTTGAATTTCTTAGTTGACAACGTCATTCTACTGTTTTTATTTTTCAACATACTTACAAAATCCATTGCTAGGATGCTGTATCTCGAGGACTATTGGGGGCTGGTTTTGATGTCTTGCATTTTGGGTACGATACTCTTTCCCTTCTTTTTGGATGTCCTAAATTATTTGATCACTGTTGACCTCAATTGTTTGTCTATAAATGCTGGAGACTGTCATAGTTTTGTCTTGTTTGCTCCGTTTTACTCGTGTATATTTTGGTGTTCTCTCTAGAGTGATCTACGCTTCACTGTTTAAGAGAGCCATATATAGAGTTTATGAAGGAAAGAGAGGTTTTGCTCTTTCACAATCCCAAAACACAACATTACCCCATTGCCTCAATGGCTCCTGCAAATTACTCTGGCAACTATGAGCCGGCTAGGACACCAACTCAACAGAATTTATTATTTACAGCTAAGTGGCTGTATCATGCGAGTAGTCCATCCAAGTGTATACTGTCATGAGTCATGACCCTTCAAATCTATATGACAAACCCTCTGTAAGAACGTATCACGTAGCGGATGTGGCGTATTCATAACGAAATGCAACCTTGCTTGGAAGCGTGTCCAAAATATTTGTGACGGGGAATGAATTTGTATTTATTACAAGTGCATGCACTACAAATAAGGCTGGAATGCTGGATGCATGTGTTATACATGACTTTTTGGTATATTTGGAGAAGATGGTACAATGTGTTCCTAATGGCAAGAAACTAATAATTAGTGGAACTTTTAATGGACATGTGGTTATAGTTAAGTGCACGTGATAAGAGTGCAGAAGGGTATTAAGATAACGAACGATTGTTGTGGTAGGGATCGAACTCGTGACTCGTGAGACCGAGGGACAAGTTTGATTCCGTGGGGATCAACAAGTTTGATTCCGTGGGGATATTTGACCAAAAGTCCGCCGAGACTTTgagtcaatgggatatttgctcgaAATAGACCTATATCTCGAACAATGGGTGCTTAAGTTAAAGACCTATTTAACTTGAAGCGATGAATTAAGTTAAAGACCTATTTAACTTAAATCAAAGATTTGATGTACGGTCTCAAATATAGTTTGTGATCAAAGCTTGATCGAGTTTTTCAACTTTTATTCTCAATATTCTGTCTAATGAATACAAAACATCCTATTTATAGTAGCTAGTTACGTATCTAATAGTAGGAAACCTAATAATTTAACCAGACTCCTAATTTTGTTAACTATTAAAATTCTAATGGCATAACGATTGCCTTATTTTATTATACCTAGTAACTGTAGATAACTAATCAAAGAGTCCTAATTAAGCTACGTCTTGCACATCCAGAATCATATCAGCTGATCAGCATGCACTACAAATAAGGTTGGATGCATGTGTTATACATGAATTTTAGTTAGATTTGGAGAAGATGGTATAATGCGTTCCTAATGGCAAGAAACTAATAATTAGTGGGAACTTTAATGGATATGTGGTTATAGTTGAGATGACATTAAATAGTACCCATGGAAGTTTTGACTGGTGTAGAAAAATGGAGCAGGAGATGGTATTGTGGATTTCATGTTGCCAAGTGACTTGAGTAAAACATTATGTTTGAAACAAGTAACTTGATTGATGGCTGTGGGAGTCATCAACTTGCTTCAGTAATGAAATGTGTCGAGAAAGAGTAGACATTCCAATATGTTTTTTGGTAAAAGTAAAACAACTCTATAGATTTGGTGATTGAATGAAATGGTGAAAGCTGTAAGACGAGAtaccctcaaaaaaaaaaaaaagctgtaAGACGAGAACATATATTGTTTTTTGGCTGTGATACCTTCCATACTGCAGGAAACCATGTTAATCGGGACTAGGAAACCGGAATCCAATATCCTAAGCCTGGCAGCTTGACCTGTATTTAAGAAACAGACCGGTTATACTCTATCCATCTTATACTAGAGACTCTGAATGATTTTATCAGTAAATGATAACAGTTTCTGATACGTGTTCAAATGTCTCCCAAATCTAAGCCAATGTCTTGGTGCGCTATATTGATTTTGCAAATCGATTTTGCATACATGTGGATGCTGTTTACTGCTTTTGAAACAAGTCATCCTTTGACAAAATTTCATACCTTCATGTAGACTGGCTTCAACTCCAGCAATGTTTAACAGCACTCTCACAGAAAAGGAGGGCGCTATGTTACCAGCTGATGGAGCTATCATGATAACAGGTAGTGTATTGTATATTTCAATGTACCTATGAATTGTTTCTTCTATGGTCCTTTATGGGTGGAACTTCAGTATTTTAAAGCTTAAAATGGTTATTTTTTCTTGTTGTTTGGCTGTTCGTATTAAATTTGTTTGCTATATGGCAGCTAGTCATCTTCCATACAATAGAAATGGGTTCAAATTTTTCACAAATGCGGGAGGACTTGGAAAAGCTGATATCAAAGATATTTTGGAGCGAGCGTCTGCTTTGTACAATACCCTGTCAAATGTAGATGCCTTGAAGTCCCATGAACGTTCTACCACGTCTATAAGAAGAGTAGATTACATGGATATCTATGCTTCTGATCTTGTACACGCAGTTCGAAAAGCAGCCGGCGATATCGGTAAAATTTCTATGGAGTacttaataaataataatatatgCGCACTAATACTGCTCTCAATTTGTACATTCACAGATCACAGACATATTTTTAGGCTCATGAATATGCTGTTAGTTTTATTTACTTCGTGTAGCTCCAGTCTGAAATCTCGAGAAAGCCACACCTTGTTTGATTATGCTAGTAGTTGTCAACAACTGTACTTTCCATTGTTACACCCAGAAATCAAGCGTACTTATTCCAAGTTGCCGTATAATGGTACATTCTAACACGCGTTATTGTCAATGGTGGAAAAAGTGAAGAACTTAGTTCAGAAAGCATGTCACTTGCAGTAAAGTCATCGTAGCTTTTCGCCCATTTTATTTTAAAACCTTGGATTTTAATAAAAAAAGCGTGTATCCACTGCACTTCTATTGCTCCATTAAAAAACAATTATGTATTTCATTTTTCTGTATCCATTATTTCTTcattgttgagccatgttattcaCTTGTTCTCATTCATTGCTTTGTTCCTTGTGTCAGAAAAGCCTCTTGAGGGCTTTCATATAGTTGTGGATGCAGGGAATGGAGCTGGAGGCTTTTTTGTTGTAAGTCTCATTTGACATCTTGCTATGTGTTATTGCCAGACATTAATATCTACATTCTATGTTAACATGTATCATATCTAATTATCTATGCTCACTTTTTGATTCACATTGTGAGAAATCATCTAGAACGTTTATTAGTAAGAATGATATCCTGAAGTTTTATTATTGATCTCATCTTTGCAATCTTTTTACCACCTACAGATTTACAGTTGCATTTTCGTTGCCTTAACTCTTATCTAGTCTACACATCTTGCTGCTTTGCTGGAATTAGACAATATATGCAGATGATGATTTCCATAAGCACCTAGAAAAAAGAAACGGACAAGCTAAATATTGTTATTGCTCCTAAGTGGAACCAAAAAAATGATTCCATGTGTACTTAAATGGAAGAAACAGAGAGAAATTAAAAATTAATACTCTCAAAGTTGAATATGATCATAATTTTATGTTTGGAATTTCCTGTTGTGTAATATTTAGGCAAAGGTGCTGGAGCCTCTTGGTGCCATCACTAGCGGCAGTCAGTTTTTGGAACCAGATGgtaattttcattttattgtCTTTCTCAAGTGTTGAAATTTGTGTTCCTAACCAATCTATGTGTCTCAGGTATGTTTCCTAACCATATTCCTAACCCTGAAGACAAGGCAGCTATGAAAGCAATCACTCAAGCAGTTCTAGATAATAAAGCTGACTTAGGCATCATTTTTGACACTGATGTAGACAGGTGATGTTTTTGACTTTGATATGTTGAGTAATCTAAACTAGAATTGGCAAATGGGTCACTAGAATTGGTTTGGATCAGTTCAGGTCGGGTCATTTTGGAGTGAGATAAGTTTGTGGCgtgctgatttttttttttgggtacatCAGGTCATTTTGGTACGTGTTAGTTTGTATAGGGGTCATTTCTAGGTCGAGTCATACGGGTCGCTTTAGGTCATAATTTTCTTGGTTTTTGCTTTTAAATCAGTAAAATTCAGATTAATATTGGAATTAGGTCAGTTTCGGGTTGTAATTTTTGGTAGGGTCAATTCTGGTCGAGAAATTTTTGCCAAGTTTAATCTGAATGTTCAACTTCAAACCTGTGGCTGATGTATTTTTATCGCTCTCCCTTAGATCTGCTGCTGTAGATTCTACTGGCCGTGAACTCAATCGAAATCGGTTGATAGCTCTTATGTCTGCCATTATCCTCGAAGAAGTAAGATGTTCTTAATCGTAACATATAAAAATTGCTTTTGCTGTAACAGAAATTTCTAATTTCATCTACTTTACTTTAATCTTCCTGTACCAGCATCCAGGAACAACTATAGTCACCGACAGTGTGACATCAGATGGGCTCACAGCATTTATTGAGAAGAAACTTGGTGAGTTTAAATTTTATAGTCTCAGCATAGAATCTCCTTAATTATTCACCTTAAGCTATAGATAATTTTGTCTACTAGTACTCTTTTATAAGAAACTCTTGTGCCCTACTGCCCTCTGTATTTGTAGGAGGAAAGCATCACAGGTTTAAGCGAGGGTACAAGAACGTAATCGATGAAGCTATTCGGCTGGTAAGATTCATTTTCAACTTCGCAGATTTTCAAGTTTGCTTGCTTAAAATAATTGTATTCTTACATGAATGTGACCGTGTTATTCTGGAGCTTGTGTACTTGAACTACTAAGAACATTGTATGTAACGACTTCTGGTCCGTGTCATCATATTTTAACTTCAGTTTCTCTCTTATGCGCTTCTATTAAGGTGACCTCAAACTGAAGTGGACATCTCTTGATTTATCATCTGGCATCAATATGAAGCTTTAAACTCTTGTACTAACACTCTGGAAATTGATAATTTATTGATAGAATACTATTGGAGAAGAATCACATTTGGCTATTGAGACCAGCGGCCATGGTGCCCTCAAAGAGAATCACTGGCTTGATGATGGGGCATATCTCATGGTGAGTCGGCATCCATGGTTTTTCATTTCTTGTTTCCCTACGGTTATAGTTCATTACTCCGTAGTACACAGGTACATTTCAAGCTTTTTTGTAATTTGCTTTGCTCATCATGTCTTTGGTATGTACAGGTCAAGCTCCTAAACAAGCTTGCATCTGCGAAGGTATCAGGCAGCGGTAGCAAAGTTTTGACTGATTTGGTGGAAGGGCTGCAAGAGGCTGCTGTTTCTGTTGAATTAAGACTAAAGATTGATCAATCCCATACAGATCTTAAAGAAGGGTACGCTAAAATGCCTGGTATTGTTGCAATTTTTTATCACCTCTCATACTAATAGTCACGAACAATCCAGATCCTTCAGGGACTATGGGGAAGCTGTGTTAAAGCACTTGGAGAACGTAGTTGATTCAGATCCCAAACTTGGGAAAGCTCCTGTTAATTATGAAGGCGTAAGTCCTACAACTTAAAGTTGCATCCCAGCATATTTACATGTCTGAAGTATTGTCGTTAAGTTGACATAATCTGGAGTTTTTGATCTGCCTTCTCTATAATCTTATTGTTGCATTGCACAACAATATTACCTCACTGCATTAAGTTCCTTCGTATGTTACTCCGACATTTCACTTAGCCGACGTGTCGCGTGTCCGACACCTACCTATTCGACACCGACACGACACTTCACTTtagaccaaaaaattgaaaaatttgcaCAAAATAGCCATATCCAACACTCGACATGTGTCAGACACGACACCCGTGTCGGAGAGTCAGAGCAACACAGGTTCCTTCGCAAATGGCTGGGTAAGAGAGGGTTGAATGTGGCACAACACAGCGCAACCCTACCCTGTGTTCAAACTGTGTGTTCTACCCGTCGAATCTCGGGACCAAGCAATGGGATTTATACCAGCCAAGTCTCATGGTGTAAGTGGTTGGTCCCTCAGTTACTGTTTCTGGATACTCATACGACCTATTAAATGTTAAGATTGGATGACAATCACATCCATGGTTGTCTGTAATAGTTATAAAAGTCTATCCTCCACAGTCCACATTGAAGTATACTTCTAGGGCATCACAGGGATGAGCAGTTCCTCTTTAAAACCACAATAGTAGGTTAAATTGACGATCAATTTCTCCTTTGTCTCATATCTGCCCTTAACAACGTTTAGTGCTCAAGGTGTACATGATGTTTTGAGTTAACTTTGGAATTTGTGCGGTCTTCTGAGGCAAATCATGGTATTAAATTTGGGGCACGACACCACATTTGTGACCAAAGTATCAAGAATATGAAGATACTCTGACCTCATTTTAAGAAAATATTGCCCTCGTCaaatcgaagtccggatttcttttataaaaacttagaatttaaatcgagaataaagattaaaacgattttgaaaaccgaagtaaaacTTAAGGGTCCGGAATACCTTAATAGTGAACCaagtattatgtttcactccccttttgtttttcactttttctgttctattttttttcgcattttgaggtgtgcgttcacccatggacggttctaaaggatgattcatgtcagctgaccccaaatcattttgggattaaggctctgatgttgttgttgttgttgtattgcccTCGTTAATAAATACTGAGATGAAACCATGTGAGATGTCACTGACTGATTTCGAGatcaaatgtcaaaatgagatttaatacaTAGAGGCAATTGGAGAAACTGTTACTCCCTCTGTCCTATAGTAATCTTTTTAACGGTCAAAATCTGAGAAGGGAACTTTGACACTAAGAAAATTATTGTAAGATGGAGGCAACTCAGGCATGTATTCTGTATGCCAAATGTAAAGTTTTCAGACACATGATGGATTAATCTATGTGAATATTATTTTGGCTGTATGCCAGTATGGTTGTACTGGCTATCCATGTGAGCTGCGATTTGGTGGTGGTTCTACATCCAATTTGGTTTAAATCCTAGTGGATTAACATTAGTGTGATAAATCTGGCTTCCTGTATGTTTCTACTTCGGAATGATGAAAAATTAATATATGGGTCTAGAATAGTAGAATTGCTTCCACCCTATGTATTTCGTTATCTTTTTTTGTACCTGACTGCGTCAATGGC from Silene latifolia isolate original U9 population chromosome 3, ASM4854445v1, whole genome shotgun sequence harbors:
- the LOC141647569 gene encoding uncharacterized protein LOC141647569 isoform X1, producing MAVMTGKIFQNVCVAHYCQQTRQLHNLHGRDSYASNLRSFLPLNRRKSAWNGISAMQLRNLSMNQSGFFNRGIICCNAASSATAVSSLEKSDFLKLQNGSDIRGVAVAGVDGEPVTLTEPVSEAIAAAFAAWLSDKKGAASRSMRVSIGHDSRISATKLQDAVSRGLLGAGFDVLHFGLASTPAMFNSTLTEKEGAMLPADGAIMITASHLPYNRNGFKFFTNAGGLGKADIKDILERASALYNTLSNVDALKSHERSTTSIRRVDYMDIYASDLVHAVRKAAGDIEKPLEGFHIVVDAGNGAGGFFVAKVLEPLGAITSGSQFLEPDGMFPNHIPNPEDKAAMKAITQAVLDNKADLGIIFDTDVDRSAAVDSTGRELNRNRLIALMSAIILEEHPGTTIVTDSVTSDGLTAFIEKKLGGKHHRFKRGYKNVIDEAIRLNTIGEESHLAIETSGHGALKENHWLDDGAYLMVKLLNKLASAKVSGSGSKVLTDLVEGLQEAAVSVELRLKIDQSHTDLKEGSFRDYGEAVLKHLENVVDSDPKLGKAPVNYEGVRVAGFGGWFLLRLSLHDPVLPLNIEAASNDDATKLAQVVVDAVAEFPALDISALTKFIQMR
- the LOC141647569 gene encoding uncharacterized protein LOC141647569 isoform X2, giving the protein MAAASSATAVSSLEKSDFLKLQNGSDIRGVAVAGVDGEPVTLTEPVSEAIAAAFAAWLSDKKGAASRSMRVSIGHDSRISATKLQDAVSRGLLGAGFDVLHFGLASTPAMFNSTLTEKEGAMLPADGAIMITASHLPYNRNGFKFFTNAGGLGKADIKDILERASALYNTLSNVDALKSHERSTTSIRRVDYMDIYASDLVHAVRKAAGDIEKPLEGFHIVVDAGNGAGGFFVAKVLEPLGAITSGSQFLEPDGMFPNHIPNPEDKAAMKAITQAVLDNKADLGIIFDTDVDRSAAVDSTGRELNRNRLIALMSAIILEEHPGTTIVTDSVTSDGLTAFIEKKLGGKHHRFKRGYKNVIDEAIRLNTIGEESHLAIETSGHGALKENHWLDDGAYLMVKLLNKLASAKVSGSGSKVLTDLVEGLQEAAVSVELRLKIDQSHTDLKEGSFRDYGEAVLKHLENVVDSDPKLGKAPVNYEGVRVAGFGGWFLLRLSLHDPVLPLNIEAASNDDATKLAQVVVDAVAEFPALDISALTKFIQMR